CACCGGCTGGGCTTTTCCGTTTTCATCAAGGTACGTAATGTTGAGCGTATCCGAATATTTTGTTCCGAGCTTGAAGATATGCCCAAGCTCAATAGCATTGGATATTTTCAACGGTGCAGAGCATTGCGGGCATGGTTCACCTGACTCGATAGAACGTAAATCATAATATCCGTCCACTTTCGTATCACGCGCTAAATCGATATTTGCAATATGATAATCATTCCGATTCGCGCCGCTAATAAGACCATTCATGCCTTCCAGCCGTTTGTCGGTTATAATTCTAAAACCTTTTAAATTAATAGGGCCGATAGAGCCGCCGTCTGCACCGGTCAGTGACAACAATTCCTCTGCGCCCATGGGCGATACATCGCCGCCGCCTAATGCCGCAGTAAGCTTCGATTCATTGAGCTGGTCATTTCCCATCATGAGAATAAGAAGTGGTTTGCCGTTATGCCTATACACAAGCGATTTTGCAAAGCGGGATTGATCGATTTTTAAGAATTCCACGAGTTGATCGATGGTCTTTACGTTGGGCGTATGAAGTTCTTTCAATGGCTCACCGTTCTCAACCCGATTCATTTTAGATATACTGGAAGTCGCTACCTCTAAGTTTGCAGCATATCCGCACTTTGCACAAAGAGCTGTGGTGTCTTCTCCAAATTCCGATTCGATCATGAATTCCTGCGAACCTGTTCCGCCCATCGCACCGCTGGATGCTCCAACAACAAAGAACTTAATACCGCATCGCGTAAATATTTTTTTATACGCTTCGGCATGCGCATCGTAGCTTTTATCCAAATCTTCCCATGAACGATCCAGTGAATACGCATCCTTCATAATAAATTGCCGTCCGCGCAGAACACCGGAACGTGGGCGTGGTTCATTCCTGAATTTTGTTTGTATCTGATACCAAATCTGCGGCAAGTCCTTGTATGATTGAATGTGCATGCTCGCAATATAACCGATAACTTCCTCGTGCGTTGGTGCAAGAACTAAATCCCGTTCTTTAATGCTGAGAATGAAATTCGGTACATTGCGTCTTCCGGATTGAATCCAGAGTGATTCCGGATTTAATGCAGGAAGCAATAATTCCTGTCCACCGATGGCATTCATTTCTTCCCGCACGATATTCATCGCCTTGGTAATTGCCCGTAAGCCAAGCGGCAAATAGGAATAAACACCTGCCGTTAATTGACGCATAAATCCTGCACGCAGCATCAATTGGTGGCTTGGTATAGTTGCGTCGGACGGAACTTCTTTTAATGTGGGAATAAACGCTTTGCTCAGTTTCATATATTCTACTTCAATCTTATCAGTTAATGATTATAAGTTTCGAGTTACGAGTTCTAAGTTTAGAGTAATAAATAAAAGAGATTGTCGATTTATTCCAAGCAAAAATCTTCAATCCCTCAATCTTAAATCGTTATTGTACCCCCGAGAGGATTCGAACCTCCGACAAACGGTTTAGGAAACCGCTGCTCTATCCATCTGAGCTACGGGGGCGATAAATTTTGCCCTATGATATTAAATATACGATAACAGAGGCTGGATAGCAATAATGGCTAGTTGGCACTATTATTCATCAGCATGAGTCTTTTTGTGTCTATGATGAGGCGAGAATTTCGATTTGCACGTCTGACTGAGCGATCTTCAAATAACAAGATATTGAATAGGTAGCGCGAAGATTTAAAGGATCAGTGAAGTGATGAGGCATCTTACGCCAACTGTATTTCCATTCCTTCAGCAGCACCGAAACAATGTATTGAAGACTTTTGTGTTGCAAGTAATTTTTGTGTGTACTTTACCAATGCATCAATTGAGGCATCGTCGTGTGCTGGGTCGTGGTGGTACAGAGCCAACTGCTTCACATTTGCCTTAATCGCAAACTCTACAATCGATTCGATAGGTGAGTGTCCCCAACCTATCTTTGACCTGTATTCTTCCAAAGTGTATTGCCCTTCACTCACGATGAAATCAGCCTCACTGATAAAATCGATGAACTTCTGGTCCAGCTCTGCGCCATACTGCGCAGCAAGCGGATTTTTACGAGGAGCACGATGTGTGTACCGATAAGGTTCGTTATCTGTAGCATAGACGAATGTTTTTTTCCCATCGAATATTTTGTAAGCGAACGTTATCGCGGGATGGTTTAAATAGAACGGAGTTATTTGCAAATCGCCGATACGGAACGGTCCGCGGACTTCCTGCATAACGATCTGTGCGTTTAAGCCGCCTAATGGTACCGGAAAATATTCTGATTCCATCTGGGATTTAAATAATTCGTTAAGACTTTTATAGCGCGCTGGCGGGCCGTACACATTGATCTGAAAGTTTTTGTTGTACGCCGGCATGAAAAAAGGAAATCCTTGAATATGATCCCAATGTGTATGGCTAATGAAGAGATGGAGTGTGACTGGCTCCAATTTAAATTCATTAAGAAGCTGATTGCCAAGGTCCCGGATGCCCGTGCCTGCGTCAAAAATGAGTATATGTTCTCTAACACGCACTTCCACGCAGGAAGTGTTACCGCCGTACTTCACCGTCGATTTACCCGGTGAGGGAATAGATCCCCGTGTTCCCCAAAATTGAATCTTCATCATTATTAACTCATTCGCTCATTCATAGGTTCGATGGCGATTTTAAGAAACTCTTTGATCTAAAAAGTATATACAATATACGAATCAGCACTGGGTTCCATCGCCTTATCTAAGACTGGTTTGTAATATTTTATTCTGCCTTTGTAAGGACGTGTGGTGATACGTCCTTACGGGGATTTTCCTTTATCCACCGAAGTCCTGTTTCCCCAGACGCAGGTGGACTCCACAATCTTTATCTCTTCTTCCTAAACCCGCGATCACCGCTTGCATTCCCGCCAAAATGTAGAATCTCTGCCTGCTCGCCGACCTGCCCGCCGAACAAGTTCTCTGGCAGGCGGGCGCACTTCGTGCATAGGCGAGCTTGCGGAAGGCATGCGATCACCGATCGGATCGTTTTCCTCAATCGTCCGATTTATTAATCGCCTGCGTAGCGTCCGACTCGTAGTCGGACATTCAAGCTCGTTTCCTACTCTTTGTCCAGCTATGAGCTGGACTCCACCCTTTTTTCCCCAACAACTCCGCCAACGCTTGCCCTGAGCTTGTTGAAGGGCCACCCATTTCCCTTCGGAGTTTTTATGCTCCCAAATTGCCATTCATTTGTAGAATCCGATCACCGATCGGATCGTTTTCCTCAATCGTCCGATGTGATCATCGGACTCTACGTTTTTTCCCCAACAACTCCGCCAACGCTTGCCCTGAGCTTGTTGAAGGGCCACCCATTTCAATGTTTTGCTTTTATCGGGACATTGGTTTGTCCGCCATGCTTTGTGGCGGGTACCTATGGCGATTAAATGTTTTTCTTCTCGCTCCCAAGCTCTGCTTGGGAGCGTTGCTTTTAAGATTCTGATCCCCTATACGAAGCAGAGCATCGAAAGATTACGTTCCCAAACAGAGTTTGGGAACGAGGGAAATCTATTTTGTTGTGGATGAATCAGGGACGGCGTTTTTCACCGTTTCATTTCCTAATGTGCCTTGGCCCAATGTGAACATCTGGTAGTATGCATTCATCAACTTTGCCATCATCATGGTACCCGCTGAATTAACAAGTGCATCGTGATCCTCCGATGCGGCAAACACAAACAGCAACGTCACTTTTCCCTTGAACGATTCCGGCAGTGCTATGTCGGAGCCTTCGAATGTTTTGACGCTGAACGAGGGAAGTGGTTTCCCAAGATACGCATAAAATTCCTGCCTCTTGCCGAGCGTGAACAACGCCTTGGGTTTGGCATCCGCTTTTTCTTTTGCCAGGGTCGTTTGGAACGGACTTGTTTCGTCGACGGTGATCGCTTCCTTGCCATCAAGGTTCAACAGAAGTTCTTCCACTAACCGGTTGAAACGGCGCGGATCAAACATGGTCGATTGGCAATGTGCGCGAATGATTCCTTTCCGATCGATGGCCAGTACAGTAAAATTGTTCGAATTAAGTTCCAGCACCGAATCGACGGTGGCAGAAAACGCCCTGCCCGACGCGCTCTTTCCGCCAAACGATATACCGAACGCGCTTTGCGATTTCAGCTTCTTGTACGTCGAGTCGGCGAGTGTCGGGAACAGGAATGTCACATTCATTTTGTCCTTGAAAATCCCGCCGACAACATGTTTGGCTGTGGTGAGGTCTTCTGCCATTCCGATTCCTACGATGTTGAGCTTCGGCAGAGGATTGTTGCTATATCGTTCAACAAGCTGGGCGGTCGCGATGGAACCACCTGTGATCAGGGCGATGAGCGTGATAACGATGATGCGTTGCATGGTAAGCTCCTTTCAATTGGGAACGGCGGCAGCGGATTGGGCTCCCCCCTTCAAACGATCCCGCCGTAATGCGTGGCCGGCGTTACGTCTATTAGTTAAAACTGTTCAATTACAGTTACAACAAAAGTAAACCTGAAATTCGTTATATGCAAGAAAGACAGCAATTCATTCCGTATCCAATTTTCAACATCTTTTGGAGCAATAGTTGAATCTGTCATTTTGTAATCGTTTCCCTAAAACACTTCTTCCGATCACTTCTTTCTCAATGTATTAATTGTGTCCCAATCACCAGTGTTGTTCTTGATATCCTTCTCGCTCCCAAGCTCTGCTTGGGAGCGATGCTTTTAAGATTCTGATTCCCTTATACGAAGCAGAGCTTCGAAAGATTAATTATGATAATATCTGCGTTTTTATAGCATTCGGCTAACGCCGGAATGATTTTATATGCTCAAACAGAGTTTGGGAACGAGGGGAAAATGTACAATCCAGTCACTGACCGGATCGCTCACTTGCAACCGTCCGATGTGATCATCGCCTGCGTAGCGTCCGACTCTTAGTCGGACATTCAAGCTCGTTTCCTACTCTTTGTCCAGCTATGAGCTGGACTCTACGCTTTATTTCCCCAACAACTCCGCCAACGCTTGTGGTGAGCTTGTCGAACCACCACCCATCTCAATATATTGTTTTTCTTTTGTAGAGACGTATAATTCTTGCCCGCCATGTTGTTTGGCGGGATATGTCTCTACGAGGATTACCGTGCCTCATTTTGTTTTCACTAGCAGCGTTTTAATATGCTTGGGAAATCGTCCAAGGCCTTGTTCTTTTTTGATA
The genomic region above belongs to Ignavibacteriales bacterium and contains:
- a CDS encoding MBL fold metallo-hydrolase codes for the protein MMKIQFWGTRGSIPSPGKSTVKYGGNTSCVEVRVREHILIFDAGTGIRDLGNQLLNEFKLEPVTLHLFISHTHWDHIQGFPFFMPAYNKNFQINVYGPPARYKSLNELFKSQMESEYFPVPLGGLNAQIVMQEVRGPFRIGDLQITPFYLNHPAITFAYKIFDGKKTFVYATDNEPYRYTHRAPRKNPLAAQYGAELDQKFIDFISEADFIVSEGQYTLEEYRSKIGWGHSPIESIVEFAIKANVKQLALYHHDPAHDDASIDALVKYTQKLLATQKSSIHCFGAAEGMEIQLA
- a CDS encoding proline--tRNA ligase, yielding MKLSKAFIPTLKEVPSDATIPSHQLMLRAGFMRQLTAGVYSYLPLGLRAITKAMNIVREEMNAIGGQELLLPALNPESLWIQSGRRNVPNFILSIKERDLVLAPTHEEVIGYIASMHIQSYKDLPQIWYQIQTKFRNEPRPRSGVLRGRQFIMKDAYSLDRSWEDLDKSYDAHAEAYKKIFTRCGIKFFVVGASSGAMGGTGSQEFMIESEFGEDTTALCAKCGYAANLEVATSSISKMNRVENGEPLKELHTPNVKTIDQLVEFLKIDQSRFAKSLVYRHNGKPLLILMMGNDQLNESKLTAALGGGDVSPMGAEELLSLTGADGGSIGPINLKGFRIITDKRLEGMNGLISGANRNDYHIANIDLARDTKVDGYYDLRSIESGEPCPQCSAPLKISNAIELGHIFKLGTKYSDTLNITYLDENGKAQPVIMGSYGIGMERIVACYIEQNHDKDGIVWNKALAPYQIHLIAVNMNSKDVVTASERIYNQLSEVGVDILYDDRSSITPGFKFKDADLLGMPLQVIVGDKGLKNGQIEIKRRRTGERILVKLEDAIPEIQKLLRE